From the genome of Cygnus olor isolate bCygOlo1 chromosome 29, bCygOlo1.pri.v2, whole genome shotgun sequence:
AAGTTCATCGGGGCCGGCGCCGCCACCGTGGGGGTGGCCGGTTCCGGGGCCGGCATCGGCACCGTCTTCGGCAGCCTCATCATCGGCTACGCCAGGTCAGGAAGGGGacgggtttttttttttttttgggggggggggacgacgaCGACGACTTttttggggccgggggggctgagCGCGGCCCCCGTCCCTGCAGGAACCCGTccctgaagcagcagctcttctcctACGCCATCCTGGGCTTCGCCCTCTCCGAGGCCATGGGGCTCTTCTGCCTCATGGTGgccttcctcatcctcttcgCCATGTGACGGGCGGCGCCGGGGACGCCGGCGGGGACGGCGGGGACGCCGGGGACGGTGGCAGCGCTGTCCCCAGCCGGGGatgagctggggggggggggggggggagcagggggtgccccgctctgcccccccccaggAATAAACACGGTTGGATAACGGGGCCGGTGTCCGCGTGCCTCCTCGGCGGCCCCGCGCCTCGTCACCTCCCCCCGCGGTGGCACCGGGACGCGGCGGGGCCACCTCCCGGGGTGGCCTCCGAGGGGACGTCGgcgaaccccccccccccccctcccggggACGtcgcggccccgctgccgccgccctGGGGGCGccgcggggtgggggggttggggggtggggggggcggcgcgggggcaCCCacggggggacggggacgggggcgTGGCCCCGGgggcgccccgcggccgcccgcaCCCAGTGTACGTGGCTGGGGGCTCTGTGGTGACGTCCCCCGTGTCGCGATACCCCCTGTGTCGCAACGGTCTCCGCGTCGTGACGTCCTCCGTGTCACGACGTCCCCCGTGTCGTGACAGCCTCCGTGTTGCGATGGCCTCTGTGGCACGTTGGCCTCTGTGGCACGATGGCCTCTGTGTCATGACGGTCTCCCTGTCGTGATGTCCCTCATGTCGTGATGTCCGCCATGTCGCGACAGCCTCTGTGCCACGATGGTCTCCATCTCTTGATGTCCCCTGTGTCACGATGTCCCCCGTGGTGCAATGGCCTCCGTGTCACGATGGCCCCCGTATCGCAACGGCCTCCATGTCACGACATCCCTCATGTCCCGACAGCCTCCAGATGGCTTCCGTGTCCCGACAGCCTCCGTGCCACGAGGGTCTCTGTGTTGCAGTGTCCCCCATGTTGTGACAGCCTCTGTGTCATGACAGCCTCCATGTCACAAGGGTCTCCATGTCGTGACAGCCTCTTTGTTGTGATGTCCTGTGTCGCGACAGCCTCCATGTCGTGACAGTCTGTTTCACAGCAGCCTCCGTATCGTGACATCCCCCATGTCACGTCGCTTTCCATGTCGCGACGGCCTCCGTGTCACGACCCCCCCCCTCCTGTCGCGACAACCCCGTTGCCGCCGTCCCCCCAGAGGGAGGGGCCCCTCTCCCGAGGAGAAAGGGGCGTGGCCCGAAGCCCCGCCCACATCCACAGGCTCCTCCCCCTGCCGCCCCGCCCCCGACGCCCCCTTATTGGCCccctcggcggcggcggcgcctcgCGGCGGGATCTCGCGAGAGCtcggggaggggcggggggaggaggaggaggaggaggaggaggaggaggaggaggaggaggagggaggggagggggcggaggaggggaggggaggggccggggggggcccaGCGCGTCCGCAGCCAGCGCAAGGTCCCGGAGGCGGCGAGCGGCGGCGCGGCCCTCCCGGAGGTACCCGGCGGAggcccgggcccggcgggggcggccccgggagcgGACGGAGCcggcgggaggggcggggggggggccgggaagggcggggggggggcactgccCGCCggcccctccccccccaactCTCCCCGAGTTCTCCTCAGGCAGCCGCTCCCCGTtctactcccccccccccccgtcgtCCTCCTTCCTCCCGCCTCTCCGCTGAGTGGCGGGGCCCGCCGGCCAATAGGCTCGCCGCTCGGCTCggagcggcgggcggcgcggccaATGGCGGCGGGGAGAGGGCGGGGCGGGGAAGGGGTGGGTCCCGCCCCTTGGGGGCGGGGCTGAAGGGAGGGGCTGCGAGGGGCCCGGGCGGTGCCTGAGGGGGGGAGcccccgcggggggggggctctggggggggatttggggtacgggggggggggtctgggggaggggaggaggccTTGAGGGGCGTCCTGGGAATttgggggacggggggggagctgggatgGGGGAAACAGGGAGGTAATGGGGGGGCTTGAGGGGTATGGGGGGGATTTAGGGGTACGGGGGGGGTTGActggggggtgagggggggctgtgggggtgctggggggctgccaGGAGGAGGCCCGGGGGGAGTCCCGAGAATttgggggcttggggggggctCTGGGATGGGGAAACTGAGCCCTAAGGGGGCATTTagggggtttggggagggggttaggggtgctggggggctttAGGGGTACGAGGGGGCTGCCAGGAGGAGGCCCCGGGGACGTCCCAAGAAtctgggggcttgggggggaCCTGGGATGGGGAAACTGAGAGCTAAGGGGGGTATTTAGGGGGTTTGGGGGTTATGGGGTATGGGGGGGGGGCTTTAGGGGGGGCTgccaggaggagaggaggcctTGGGGGGCGTCCGGGGAAAATCTGGGGGACTGGTTGGGGGCTTGGATGGGGAAACTGAGAGCTAAAGGGGGGGGttagggggtttggggggggttaggggtgctggggggcttgGCTGTGGGGGAAAGGCCTTGTGGGGTGTCCTGGGAATAGGGAGGGGGCtcaggggttgggggggggggctcaggggtTGCCAAAGGTTGGGATGTGAGGGGTTGGGGGTgttaaggggggggggggggtctctgtATGTGGATCTGGGGGTGCTTTGAGGGGAGGGCGTCTGGCGGTGCAGGTAGGGCCCCGCAGAGGTTTAGGGGAGTTTTAAGGGAATTCGGGTGTGGGGGGGTTGGGGAGTTTGAGGGGGGTCTTTGGATGTGGGGACCCTCAGGCTCTGGGACGTGGGGACCCCAAAGGTCAGTGGAGTCAAGGGAGGGGTCCTgtgggccccccccccccccaggcgcTGGGGGACCCCTGCCCTGCGCCCCCGTCCTTGGGGGTGAGGGCGCCGAGCGGGGAGGCCTGGGCTCGATTTGGGGCTCCCTGGGGGCCGCTGGGGTGGGTCTGGGGGTGTCCGAAGGCCGTGGGCGCTGCTGGGTGGGGGTGACCTGAGGAGCGGGGTGTAGGGGTACGgctgcggggtgctgggggccctgggCCCACCCCACGCCCTCcgggggggctgagggagccCCAGGGCACGGAGGAAGATGCGCgagcagcagaaatgagaaagCCCGGGCCTGGCACGGCGCCGGGCTCTCCCCGGGGGGGCTTCTTGGGGAGCTCAAAGTTTTCGGAGGGTGTGGAAGGGGCGAGCCTTCGCTCACCGGGTCCCTCTTGGCTTTGCGAGCACGGCTCCGACCTGGTTCCCGATCCCAAAATCGTTGGTGCGGGTTCCCCCCGCTTTaacgggggcgggggggggctggggggggggggggggaagagctTGGCTCGTTCAGGTGCGGGGTGAAACGTTTTGGGGCACCGAAACCTCCTCGCTCTGCACAGCTCCTCCCGCGCCGCCTGGTCCTCGCCGTTATCTTTCCCGGGGAACTTATCGCTCCTTTCCCTGCTCAGGCCCCTTCGAGGGACGTCTCCAGCGCGCGGAGCACAGCAGAAAAGTGTTCCGAGCGGTTCAGCGGCGCCCGGTTTATTTTGCCCCCGCTACGGTAGGGACGTTCTTCGGCCAGCGGCGTCGAGGCACCGAGGGGATCGCCTGGTTCTCTGcgatctgctttaaaaatagtcGTCGCCGGGACGCGGGCGTTCCTGGAGGGGAATCCAGCGGCGGCTCCGAAGCACGggctttgctgaagtttttttttttttctttttttttttttttttgttaggttGGGTTTTTCTTGGGGGAGGCTAAGAATAACTCCGCTCGTTACGCGTGGAGGAGAAGTTTGTGGGAGGTGGGTTCAGCAGGCGGGTTTGGGGAGGCGAGGAGGGTTAAAACAGCCCCGCTCCTCGTTTCGTTAAGGTGTTTGCCTTCTGTGACGCGAGCGGGGCAATTAGCGGTGCCAAGCCTAATGGCTTTGCGGGCTGGAGTGCTCGTTTGCCTTCGGTGCCGCAAACAAACGAACCAAAAAGCGGCGGAGGCGCGAGGTTGGTGCCGATTACCCGCGGCCGTGCGCTCTTTGTCCGAGCGGAGCCTTCTTACCCCTGCTCCTAGCCCTGGGCTGGAAACTGGGACACGGGAGGCTGTTTTGGGACCCGACGGACCTCACCGCTTTGAGAACTTTTATAACGCAGCCGTGAATTTCCTTAATTGTGTGCCAGTCCTCGGGTTATGCCTAATTGCAGCACGCTGAACGCTTCCTCTGCCTCTTGGCACTTGCCTGTCAGCTAACCGTAAAAAATGATCCTGTCCACCTTACTTACCACTCAGCCCGACTCCACGCCCAGTTATTTTAATCTTTCCGCGTAAATCAATCCCTCCAGCTGCTGAACTCTGTTTTCCTGAATGCCTTCCAGTTTGCCAATATCCTGCTACCGAAGAGCTCGGCGGTTTGTACCAGGGGCTCGGGGCGCTGCCTCCACGCGCTCCCTCTCCTCGGAGGATGAAGAAGGAGAAGCTTTCCGCCAACTTTGGGAACAAGTTAAACCTCCCGCTTGCTTTTTGGCTTTCGCTCTAACTTAACTTTCCCTTGCTGAAGGGTATTTCTGACATCTAAGCTGCGTCTTGCTCGCGTTTCTACTTCCTCAAGGTCCCTTCTCTTCCAGTCTTCCCCGGCGTTTCCCACCGTACGCGTGTagtgctctgattttttttttttttcccccccctgcGTGATTTATGGAGCTGTCAGGTGAAAGCAAACTTCCTGCTGGGTCCCGCTGTTGGTCGCTCAGCCCGTCCTGGTGCGTCGCAGGCGCCGTTGCTGTCCTTAAGCAGGGGCAGTTCGCGGTCCAGGTGAGCTCGGAAGCGCGTGGCACGACTCCTGCAGCGGTGGTGATGGCGTAGACGTGCGGTGTAGGAgctggcaaaaataaaaggactcCAGGAATCTTAACTTCTCGTTAACGTCTTCGCTCACGCCTCTTCTGAAACCCCTGGGACGCCGCCTGGCGGAGGAGAACGATCTCAGGACGGCTGGAAGAGGGCTTGTGGCTGTGGCGTGGGGCGGGCAGGAGGTTTCCTTGGCCTGTTTTAAAAAGATGGGGAGCTCTGAGAGCAGCTGGACGTTGTGGGGATGGAAGCGAGTCCCTCTTCCAGCCTCCTTGAGCCGGTGAGGTCCACCAGCACCACGCGACGAGGTGGCCgggagcagctggagctctTCCAGGGCGTGCAGCAGCGGGCGGGCCAACTGGGACCATCCTAGCCCAGCGCCTGTTGCTGCCTCTTCGTGGTGAAAACGCTTTTGAAACGGCTGAAGTGAAGTGTGCTGGGCTCCTGGCAGGCCTCGCCGTGCGCGGTGGTTTTTGCAGCGTGCGTTAGCGGAGGATCTCTGGGTTGGATTTTGGCTTGGATTCGTTTGCTGCTGCATCACATGTGATGCTTTATTGCGTTctggttggttttatttatcCTTCTGACTTTCTTGGGCctcttctcatttatttatttattttttttgacgTTCTCGCACCTAGAAATGAGGCCAGATTTTCCAAGCTGCTCCTCCTCCAAGTGTTCAGCACCCGAGCACAACGCTCGCGCTTCGCGAGGGCTTTCCAGCGCTggtagaaaatgctttttttgtaaCAAACCTGCAGGATCAGGGACCTGTTGCTTCctgtaaattcttttttttctttttttttccccctccctgtgTTAAAATAATCCCGTTTCTTGTTTTTGGCTTCAAGGAACTCGTAACACAATGGGCGAAAGCTGACGAGCGGAGGCTGAGCAGAGATGTGAATGGGGACTGGGTTCCCCTAGGGAGCCAGCAAGCGGCAGCTCTGTGGTGTGGAGGTGTGTAGGAAGCTGCACGtagggaaggaaacaaaagcacGTTTGTAGCCTCTCTTCCTTTTGAGTACAGCGCTCATCACGATGCTCACGCCTCGCACCGGGAGATTTCTCACGTCTCTTTGTCCGCCCGACAAATCCCCCCCGTCGTGTCCCGTTGGAAGCCTGCAGCGAGTCGCCGTCTCTTCGTCCCGCTCCTCCGCTTCTCTTCGTGGCTTTGCCCAGCCCTAAAAGGCTGGCGTTTACCCGTGCACGGCCCCGGGAGCCGCGGGGGCTGGAGACGATGATGCTGCGTGGGCTTGAGCGAGCTGCGGGACGGGGCTGTGGTGTCCTGGCTGCGTCTCCGGGTGCTGGTGTCCCCATGGGGCGGTGTCCCCGAGCTCTGACGTTCCTCTGGTCCCCGTTCTCCCTCTTCGGGGCTGATACTTGCCGTGCGTTTTGCTTTGGGTGGTTTAGGACTCTGGTGTAATTGGGTCTCTGAAGTTCAGCCTCATCCTCCAAAGAGGTTCCTTGCTCGCTTTGCGCCTCCTTGGCGCAAAAGAAACCCCGGCGGGTTTCTTCTAACACAAAAACCCGCCGGGCCGCGGCCTTTTTGTAGCACATGCTGCTTTTTAAGGCGTGCCAAAGTTCGACGTTTGTTTTCGAAACGTGGTGAATTCGGTGCCTCGAACGGCTCCGAGGCGGTGTGGTTTCCCCAGGGCTACGCCGGGTTTCAACGCAGGCTGATCGCGTGGTGGGACGAGCTTTTGGGGTTGCTCCTCTTCCCTCTGAGCCCTCTGCACGCTTGGCCGGGGTGGTGGTGAGAGGCCGAGCCAGCGGGGGGGGATTTTCCTGGCCCCTCTTTGCTCTTCTGAACCCGAACACGAGCAGGGGACGAGCACAGGGCTGAGCTCCAGGGCGCCAGCAGCCGCATGTTGAACTTTTTTGCCGCGGCGATCCGGCCCGCGGCCAGCCTGCCGCAGCCCGAATGCCGCGCAGTTTCCCAGCCTCGTGGGCCAGAAAAACTCAGCGGTGCCGGCCGTGGCGAGCTGGGTGGTGAGCAGACAAAGCCGAGCTGCCGGCTGCGGGCTGTGAAATCCCTCTGAACGCCCACCGCAGGGATTTCTCCGTGCGCGCTCTGCGGGGCTGGCGTCTGAGCTCTCTTTGTGATGCGACCGAGCAAACCCTAAAGGAGAAGCTGTCCGAAGGcgttttttcccctttctcccgaAAAAGGGATGCTCCGGCTCCTTTGGTATGAAATGCTCATGTTTTAGTTCAGGTGAAGCTGCAGGGTTCACCGCTTCCCTTCCTTTTGGGGACGCGCAGCCACgcttgcagtgctgctgctggcagagctcttacgctgcttgctttttattttttttcccccttttttcttttgcttcttggAGACGTTTTCAGCCCTGGCTGGCAGAGACCTCGCTCCGAATACCGTtgttactattaaaaataatatttaaaaaaaaaaaaaaagtctttcataAACTTCAGTGCATTAAGGACTTGGCTGGaggtggacttggcagtgctagggAATAAGCAATACCCAGCGGAGTGTATTTATACCTGGGTAACCAGACTGGGCTCTCTTACACCCTTTAACCGTTTCCAAAGTGAGTAAACCTGACACAGAGCAGAGCATGGCTCTCGGTTTTTCTGCCAAATACTTCTGCTGGTGCTGAGTCTGCTGAAACGCAGGGAACAAACGCTCCGATCGCCGAGCAGATGATGCTTGCAATTATTTCAAATaggcagcttttaaaatagacTCGTTTCCAGCGGTGCCACTGATCGTGGCCCCGGCCAAAGGTGCTGGAAGTCCTTTACAAGCTTTGAAAGCGAGGTTGCGCTGCTGCTGAGTGGAGGGAGATTGCGATCGTGTTGCCGATTAATCTGCTTGTTAACGAAAGGTAAAGTTTTCCTCCACCGTAAGCTGTTGTTGCAGTGGGATCTGAAGGTCGGCTCGGCCGTTCTTTCCCTGCTCCTTTGGGTTTTCAGCGGTGGTAAAACAGACGCGGccggggagcagagggggacgAGACCCAAAGGTGACGGCAGCCGGGCGCCAGGTCTGCAGGATTCGGCCCGCGGGTCCCTAAAATGAGAAAGCAGGGGCTTTACTGAGCGTCCCGCCACACGGTGCGGATTTGTTCTGTGAAAATGGGGCTGAGGAAGCTCCTGTGCACACGGAGGGGGTTTGGGAGCCTGCGTACGGCGGGGTGCTCCCGTGCAGCGTGCCGGGGTTTGTAGGAGGGTGAGCGTGGCTCATCCTCCAGGTCTCTGCTCCAACGGAGCCGTTGCAAGGCCAACGTGGTGCAGCGTGGTTTTGGGTAATCCTGAGCGTGCTGGCAGCATTTTCTGAGCGCGCGTGTCTGCTGGCGGAGGTGGGGGGAACCTTCACCGACGCTCGCTCTTCTTCACGTGggtgttttttcatctttttaccCTCCGCTGCCTTCCCTTTGCCTTTGGGAAGCTCCCTGTGACACACGGCGTGGCAGTTTGTACCATCAGCGTTTAGGGCTCTGTATCCTTCATCCGTGTGAGGTTTCACATCTTGAGTTATGTAAACTCTAGATGGGAAATCGCTGCTTTGTTCGCCACCAAAACGCCATCACTCCTCGGGCAGAATGCAGCTCCAGCTAAACAACTCACAGTAACGTACCAAATTCCTAGACGTGGCTTACATTTGGAATATTTCTTGCTCCCCTCTGATTCTCGGGCTCGCGTATCAAATAATGACGCCGTAAAACGTGTGTGCCTTTgaatgctaaataaataaaaatgcccgCGTGCGGTATGAATAATAACAGGtgggacaaaatatttttactttatgaCCCAGCACGCACGCAAGCGCTTCGTGCCTTTCTCTCCCCTATCCCTTGGATGCTATTCcagttattttaattcatgGGCAAGCGTTTTATCCATAGGTAGTCGCTTACATAAGAGGCTCTCCTGTTCTCAGCTCCGTGCAGCCTTGACTTTGATCTCTTTAAAACCATTCGCACACAATTGCAGGGAGAATTTGTTCAAGTTTGACTCGGGCTCTCAAGTCCCATTTTcgacagttttttttttctcactttcgTTGAAACGCGGGCTCTTAAGCGGATAAATAATTTCAGGAAATGGGACTTCAGTTTCTAGGTCACTTAGGCATTTCCTCGATAAAACAACGTGCTCTCCAAGGCTTGTCATGGCTTTCTTGTAATTATCCCTGCTCAGTAAGAAACAGTGGCTCTCTTAGGTTTTTCTCCCGTTCTTAAACTtgaattatttctctctcctgcagtAGATCTCTTGCAATATGTTGTCCCTGCTGTGAAGACGTGTGTAGCTGGAGATGTATCGCCGCTAATGAAGGAGCACGAGGCGACCCGAGATCCCGAGGCTGCCCGTGTGCTTTTTAGAGCTCCTGCTTCCCCTGTGTGATGGTGCCACGAACCTGAGCCTGCTGGAGGCGATGCCAAAACCCTTCCCTGCCTGGTGGTCAGTTCAGAGCGTCTCTCTGCAGGCCGCGAGGGTTCCCTTGGTTGTGTGAAGGGGGGGCAATTTTGGTTGCTGGAGATTGTGGGGAGGGTTTGCGCCGCGTCACGTTGGCTTAGCTCCGGATACGAGCGTGCCCTCGCCTGTCATCGCTCTGGGTTCACGCTCAGGTGGTTGTCACCTTGCTCCCTGGGACACACGTACCTCTGGTAGGGACTTGGAGGAGCTCCtctggtgctggaggaggtcCCGGAGCAACCAGGGGATGAGGAACTCGCGCCTCGGTGCTTCTCAGTGGCGAGGCTGCCTGGTGAGCTGGCTAGATGCTGAGCAAATGCAGCGCCTAGGTGCTGCCAGACAGTcctgctgtgcttgctgctgggCTCTTGCAGCTTGGTCTCCCTCTTGTCTTAGCGTGAGAACCTTAGGGATGTTCTGCAGagtcctccttttctccagaaactGGAAGGGGAAGCGCGGTTCTGGCGGATGAGTAATTGGGTTGTGATGTAGAGGTAGAGGTGGTCTTTCTCCATCGTCTTGCCTGGGGAAGTTGCTGACTTGCTGCTTTACGTTGGGTTTTGTCTTGTGTTCATCAAAGGCTTCTAGACCCTTTGGCCAGATGCCTTATCGTGTTTGAAATCTGTTGCTTGGCACCTAACTAGAGAAACCTTGCTGCTGGTAAAGCAAGTTGTGCCAAGCTGCGGCTGCTTTGGCAGCGCCTGGCCAGGGTGAGCTACGGTGGGTGTctgaggaggagcagctgctTATCCCGCAGGAATCTTCCTGCgaaaggaggagcaggagggtgCGAGCTGGCAGCCAGGTGAAGTCACATCTCAAAAAACCCACGCCGAGGAGCGCTCGGGAGCTCCCtgcaccccggggtgccccaGCCTGGCATTAGCAGGAGGTCCTCCCGGAGAGGATTCGAGCTTCTGGTTCTTGGTCGTGCCTTTcagcagctcagggctgctgtagaaaaaaaaaccccGGGGTCCTTCCCCGAGCGCTGCTGGGGATGTGCAGGCTTCTCCGACACCTCGTGCCCAAGGCAGAGGCCGGGCCAGATCTGATCTGGAGGCCAGCCAGCGCCAGGAGGCTCTTGGACATCGAGGctccttttattttatcctgCCAGACCCCAACGTGGAGGCAACGCTACCGAAGGAGGCTTCTTGTTATGGTAACTGGGAACTCGTTGCTGTTTATAAGAGTTTTAAACAGCGCAAGTTGGGAGGACTGGTGGAAGCTgggctgggaaaaaaaggcGTTGTGGCCGGCTGGAGCTCCCAGCGAGGGGGTTTGTTGATCTAACCGCGGGGAAAAGCTTTTCTAGTCTCAGCTAGGTCACCTGTGGCTGATGCGCTGGGCTGGGGCCTGCGTTAATCCTTTTGCTGGAGTTTGTTTTGGGTCTGACAGTGCCTCCCTGTCCCATCGCCTGCGTGTCAGGAGGAGGACCCCTCTGGTTCGTGGCTCTTGCTTCATGTGAGGTTTGACCCCTTCCCAAAAGCACGTGGAAATACCCTTGTTTGCAGCCGGGCTGTTAATTCATTCCTCGTTGTGCTGATAGCTGCTCTTTAAGTGGTTTGGGGCCAAACTTCACGGCTGGTAGGAAAGGTCGTGCTTCTGATAACGATGCTCGCAGGAGCGGTGTGGCTCCTGCAGGCAAGGCTCCTGCAGGCAAGAACCGAGGATGTAGGCAGTGCGTCTTGGATCTTACCGCCTCGACAGCCTCCCTGTTATTGGGGGATACTCTCGTGGTCAGGGGATCCTCTGCAAGCACTGCTGAGCGCCCGGAAAGGCACGGTCAGAAGGGCCGTGGTTGGACTTCGCTTTCACCCTGCGTGTAGGTTACCTCCTAATGACTTGTTAAATACCGCGTGTCTGCTGGAGATTTACCTCCCGCGAGTTCCTTGCCAACGTTCCAGTTTATACAGTTGGATTTGCTTTATCAGGCTTAGGAAGTATCAGGGTGTTATGCCTCCGAAGCAGATCTTACAGCATCGGCTCTTGGCGTTCTTTCCCAGATGACAATTTTAAGCTTGCTCGTAGCTGCTTGGTTACAAAGCAGACGTTCTCACTCCTTCCCTCGCACCCCAGAATAACTCTGGAGTCAAAGCCGAGGGCTCGCAGCAGCCTGCAAGCTCTCACTCAGCTTGCTGGGGGCCTCCTCCCTGCGAAACCGAAAAGCTCTCGGAATGTCTCTGGGTGTAGAGCAGGCGGTGACAGAGAGACAAACGGAGATCTGGGCACCCAAGGGTGTGGAACGAGCTGGTTTTCTAAATCCCTGCAGGCACCTAATTTAGTTGGAGAGTCAGCAGCCGCTCCCCAGTAGAGATTAGGGGCCAAGCTGACTTTGGAAAGGACCTGAAGGCAGGTTGGGCACCTAACCTGCCTCCCTCGTAGGGCTGACACCGCAGCGTGGAAATCTAAGagtgaaatgctgcttttttttcccccttttttaaaggaagagctTGACCTCTTCACCTCATTGCACCTTATGGTGGATTGTGGCGCTGTGCATCATCCCAGTGGTGTTGGGCGTTCATCCAGGGTCGTGTGGGGAATGCCAACACCGAACCCCAGCCGAGTGCAGTGGGAAGGATCGGACCCGCTCCGTGCGTtttctgggtgctgctgcctctgtgaCCCTGCTGATCCCAACCTAGCCCAGCGTCCCGAATATTCATTCTGATGGTCAGGAAACTCGAGGCAGAGAGCTGTTAATGACTGCACTTAGACAAATAATAAAGAGCCTTTCCTGGAACAGTCTCAAAGCAACATGTTTCCTTCCTTGCATTTTAGTGGGAAATCTCTtactatttttgaaagcttGGGGCAGTGCCTTgcacttccttctcttttggaTAGCGGAGCAGAAATGGCCATCTTGCTCCGACTTTCTTTCCCTCGTACTTATCCAAAAGCAGTTTGGTTTTTGATTGCTGTGAACCTTCCCccttccagttccagctcccagcGGCAATTACGGATTCTGCGCTGAGCCTGCCTGCGATCTCGTGTATTCCTCTGTAGGAAGATGTATGCTGCAGCACAGATTCTGTGCAGCCATCTATAATAATCTAGTTTATTGTGGTTTTATCTCTTCTTCCCAGTAGCAGTGTACTGCCTGTCCTTGGGGCTTGGGCTAGTGTCTTGAGCCCCATTTGTGTTTGAATAGGCTTGTTTGTATCGTGGCTCTGGTTGTTAATGCTCTTGGCGTAGCTCCCAGGTCTCAGCAAAGTTACCCAAATTGATCTGGGATGGCCTTGTGACTCATTAGTCTGTGAGAATTAATCCCATGTAGCTCAGTCTcgtaaaaaaaagttaactccTAGCTCTGTTTTACCTCTCACGTTAAGCTGGCGTGCCAGAAGCAGGACGGCGAGGAGCACGGTGACGTGATGGAGCAGAAGGCAGAAGGCAGGTTTTGCTGGCCCTCCGAGCACTGGTACCCGGGTCGTGCCTCGTGGTGATCCCAGCTGACAAAGCCTTCTGTGAGaagcctttcctcttttttttggtaaacGTAGGGATTATTATAAGAGCACTGTTTCAGATTCAGCGCTGCTGTTGCTCCTGCTGTCGGCTAAGTGCTGTTACTTTCTTACAaaagctgcagcctgctctgggtcCTCcacccttcttgaaaactctTTGCCCTATTTAACAGCCTGGGACGATGGCAAACAggttttctgtgctgcctgtcgGTGGAAAGACACCTTACCTTTAGCTGCACCTCTGCTCAGGCTTGTTCGTGCACGTCCGTGATGAGTTTTAGGTCTGACTGTGAAGGGTGCTTTTTGATTTGGGAGAGCCAAACAGTTAGAACCTGTGCCAGGCTGCACTGCACTGTTTGGGCACCCTCTTTTTGCTTGCAAACAGACAAATTCCCGAGCCCTGGAGTCCTGGTGAGAGCCTTCCTGGGGTGCCGAGTGCCACCGTGGTGCCAGCAGCGCTCCCAATGCCGAGGCACCGGCACAGTTCCCCTGCCTggtttgtctgattttttttcctcgcCCCCCTCCCACCATATCTATAACTCTTGGCAGGCTTTTAAAACTGAGGCCGAAATTCCCTAAACTGTGCTGAAATTCCCTAAACTGCCCCTTCTCTCAGCGCGGCACTCGAGCAATCGTTCATTCTTTAGGAGGCTGCAAGTCTGAGGGGTACGAGAGCACGGTGGGGGACCAAAGCCTTTTACTGGAGGCTGAAG
Proteins encoded in this window:
- the ATP5MC2 gene encoding ATP synthase F(0) complex subunit C2, mitochondrial; translated protein: MFGATGVAAPALVRRVPRVLCQPLSASLLSTPEEARPSLCRAVATTAARRDIDTAAKFIGAGAATVGVAGSGAGIGTVFGSLIIGYARNPSLKQQLFSYAILGFALSEAMGLFCLMVAFLILFAM